The Rhizoctonia solani chromosome 1, complete sequence sequence CGCTACTTACGGGACTTTAACATAAACATTTATCCAGATGCCCCTGTAACTTCGGATACGCGTGGTGGCGATGGTCAAGGATAAGTTCTAATTTCGGCACGTGACATTTGCCGCACACAACTTCAGGCCCCTGGCCGATACAAAAATTTGCTTGAATATAATAATTGGACAGTGTTAGGGGTAGCATATAGCAAGTTATAAAATCATTGGGGAAAACAAGAGCAACAATGGAGTCAATATACGTAGAGTGGCATGAAGTTGTTTGGGTATGTTTGGGCGGCGTGCGAAAGTAATTGGATCGGACAAAAATCCTGGTGATCCCCAACGGTGACAATCGACTTTGGAACGTCAAGCCCTGGCACCCTCATTGTAACCATGTCCGCCGCCCGCGCTGCATTTACACGATTTGCTCCGGCGCTCAACACCTCACGGCTCCGGGGTCCAGCGGCCCGCCTTCCCGTCGCATCCCGCATCCTTCAGCAGAGGCGATGGGCAAGCAGTGGAGAACAGAATACGGTAAGTATCTGAATATGAATACGATACAAATCATATGTATTGACCAATTTATTACGATAGATGACCGTTCGTGAGGCATTAAACGCAGCGATGGAGGAGGAGATGTTACGCGACGAGACTGTCTTCATTATGGGGGAGGAAGTTGCGCGTTACAATGGTGCCTACAAGGTTAGTACATTTGCGATCAAGGGACAAGACGCGCTTATTCAGTTCTTATATAGGTCACAAAAGGATTACTCGATAAATTTGGTGAAAAGCGCGTTATCGATACCCCAATTACCGAGATGGGCTTCGCCGGTCTAGCTGTGGGAGCTGCCCTTGCCGGGCTTCGACCTATGTAAGTCGGCTTGTGCCATGTGAGGCACGCATAATTGACCCCTAAACCCCAGTTGCGAATTCATGACCTGGAACTTCGCCATGCAGGTTAGCTCAGCTATCACCGTTCGACCTGTATATGTCTTATCATCATGTTGTTCTAGGCCATTGATCAGATCGTTAACTCGGGAGGAAAGACATACTACATGTCAGGTGGAAACGTTCCTTGCCCAGTGGTCTTCCGTGGACCTAATGGAGCTGCCGCTGGTGTCGCTGCCCAGCACTCACAGGATTATGCGGCCTGGTATGGCTCTGTTCCTGGTTTGAAAGTCGTAAGCCCATGGAGTGCTGAAGACTGTAAAGGACTGCTCAAGGTAAGTCGCATGACCTATTATAGGCAATCTTAATGACCCTTGGCGGCAATCACACTTCAGTCCGCGATCCGCGATCCCAATCCAGTTGTCTTTCTAGAGAATGAGATGCTTTACGGCGTTTCTTTCCCAATGTCACAAGAGGCCATGTCAGAAGACTTCTTGTTGCCAATTGGTAAATGTAAGGTCGAGCGGGAGGGCTCTGATGTTACTATTGTTGCACACAGTAAAATGGTTCGCACAGTATGGAGGCTGCCGAGGAGCTGGCCAAGGAGGGTATCAAAGCTGAAGTCATCAACCTACGGTCGATTCGACCACTTGATATTGAGACTATC is a genomic window containing:
- a CDS encoding pyruvate dehydrogenase E1 component beta subunit, whose product is MSAARAAFTRFAPALNTSRLRGPAARLPVASRILQQRRWASSGEQNTMTVREALNAAMEEEMLRDETVFIMGEEVARYNGAYKVTKGLLDKFGEKRVIDTPITEMGFAGLAVGAALAGLRPICEFMTWNFAMQAIDQIVNSGGKTYYMSGGNVPCPVVFRGPNGAAAGVAAQHSQDYAAWYGSVPGLKVVSPWSAEDCKGLLKSAIRDPNPVVFLENEMLYGVSFPMSQEAIMEAAEELAKEGIKAEVINLRSIRPLDIETIIKSVKKTNRLLIVEGGFPAFGVGSEICAQIVESDAFNYLDAPVERVTGADVPTPYAANLEALSFPDTPLIVKVAKRALYRTN